A single window of Desulfovibrio sp. G11 DNA harbors:
- a CDS encoding precorrin-8X methylmutase, which yields MTYIPAPEHSVELDPACTPQTIEERSFAIIDKEMPPPRLFEGLLWQVARRCVHTLGDTEIVHDLCLSQTALEAGVNALLAGCTVYTDTRMAAAGLPLRRLTPLGVTVTPIMALPGLDALARAKKTTRSRAGLESLAAQMQGHIMVIGNAPTALLGLLDVLEQGAPPPALIVGMPVGFVNAAQSKELLRRTAWPHFTLLGRKGGSAVAAACVNALADIALARRGLTQAAAL from the coding sequence ATGACGTATATTCCTGCGCCGGAACATTCCGTAGAACTGGACCCGGCCTGCACCCCCCAGACCATCGAAGAGCGCTCTTTTGCCATTATTGATAAAGAAATGCCGCCCCCGCGCCTTTTTGAAGGGCTTTTGTGGCAGGTGGCGCGCCGCTGCGTGCATACACTGGGCGATACAGAAATTGTGCATGACCTGTGTCTGAGCCAGACTGCCCTTGAAGCGGGCGTAAACGCCCTGCTGGCGGGCTGCACTGTGTACACCGACACACGCATGGCTGCGGCAGGATTGCCCCTGCGGCGGCTGACACCCCTTGGCGTTACCGTTACGCCCATCATGGCCCTGCCCGGGCTTGATGCGCTTGCGCGGGCAAAAAAAACCACACGCTCCCGCGCGGGGCTGGAATCCCTCGCCGCGCAGATGCAGGGACATATCATGGTCATCGGCAACGCGCCCACAGCCCTGCTCGGCCTGCTGGACGTGCTGGAACAGGGCGCGCCGCCCCCGGCCCTTATTGTGGGCATGCCCGTAGGTTTTGTTAATGCGGCGCAGTCCAAAGAACTGCTCCGCCGCACTGCGTGGCCCCACTTTACCCTGCTGGGGCGCAAGGGCGGCTCGGCGGTGGCGGCGGCCTGCGTCAACGCCCTGGCAGATATTGCGCTGGCACGGCGCGGCCTGACGCAGGCGGCGGCACTATAA